Proteins from a single region of Pseudomonas ekonensis:
- the mnmA gene encoding tRNA 2-thiouridine(34) synthase MnmA — MRDPAPSDTSKKRVIVGMSGGVDSSVSALLLIEQGFEVEGLFMKNWEEDDGTEYCTAMDDLADAQAVCDKIGIKLHTANFAAEYWDNVFEHFLAEYKAGRTPNPDILCNREIKFKAFLDYAMSLGADLIATGHYVRRRDIDGRTELLKGLDPNKDQSYFLHAVGGEQIAKTLFPVGELEKPEVRAIAEKYELATAKKKDSTGICFIGERRFSDFLKQYLPAQPGEIKTTEGEVIGRHHGLMYHTIGQRQGLGIGGLKDAGDEPWYVLRKDLEHNELIVGQGNNHPWLFSGALLASEIYWVNPVDLSQPRRLTAKVRYRQSDQACTLEQTATGYRAVFDEPQRAVTPGQSVVFYDGEVCLGGGVIEVAEPWSGQA; from the coding sequence ATGCGTGATCCAGCCCCTTCTGACACATCCAAGAAGCGCGTCATTGTCGGCATGTCCGGCGGCGTGGACTCTTCCGTTTCCGCTCTCCTGCTGATCGAGCAGGGCTTTGAGGTGGAAGGCCTGTTCATGAAGAACTGGGAAGAAGACGACGGAACCGAGTACTGCACCGCGATGGACGACCTGGCGGACGCCCAGGCCGTGTGCGACAAGATCGGCATCAAGCTGCACACCGCCAACTTCGCCGCCGAGTACTGGGACAACGTGTTCGAGCACTTCCTGGCCGAATACAAGGCCGGCCGCACGCCGAACCCGGACATCCTGTGCAACCGCGAAATCAAGTTCAAGGCGTTCCTCGACTACGCCATGAGCCTGGGCGCCGACCTGATCGCCACCGGCCACTACGTGCGCCGCCGCGATATCGACGGCCGCACCGAACTGCTCAAGGGCCTGGATCCGAACAAGGACCAAAGCTACTTCCTGCACGCCGTCGGCGGCGAACAGATCGCCAAGACCCTGTTCCCGGTCGGCGAACTGGAAAAGCCCGAAGTGCGCGCCATCGCGGAAAAATACGAACTGGCCACCGCCAAGAAGAAGGACTCCACCGGGATCTGCTTCATCGGCGAACGCCGCTTCAGCGACTTCCTCAAGCAGTACCTGCCGGCCCAGCCCGGTGAGATCAAGACCACCGAAGGCGAAGTCATCGGCCGTCACCACGGCCTGATGTACCACACCATCGGCCAGCGCCAGGGCCTGGGCATCGGCGGCCTGAAGGACGCCGGCGACGAGCCGTGGTACGTGCTGCGCAAGGACCTGGAGCACAACGAACTGATCGTCGGCCAGGGCAACAACCACCCGTGGCTGTTCTCCGGCGCCCTGCTCGCCTCCGAGATCTACTGGGTCAACCCTGTCGACCTGAGCCAGCCGCGCCGCCTGACCGCCAAGGTGCGCTACCGCCAGAGCGACCAGGCCTGCACCCTGGAGCAGACCGCCACCGGCTACCGCGCCGTGTTCGACGAGCCGCAGCGCGCCGTCACGCCGGGCCAGTCGGTGGTGTTCTACGACGGTGAGGTCTGCCTCGGCGGGGGCGTGATCGAAGTCGCCGAGCCGTGGAGCGGCCAGGCATGA
- a CDS encoding NUDIX hydrolase has protein sequence MAWQPHITVATIVEDNGRFLMVEEHKAGRNVLNQPAGHLDPDETLIEAAIRETLEETGWDVEPSAVIGIYLYTAPSNGVTYQRVCFSANPLKHHPDRRLDDGIVGAKWLTRDELLEQREHWRSDLIIRCIDDYLAGNRFGLELIRPSL, from the coding sequence ATGGCCTGGCAACCCCACATCACCGTCGCCACCATCGTCGAGGACAACGGCCGCTTCCTGATGGTCGAAGAGCACAAGGCCGGCCGCAACGTGCTCAACCAGCCCGCCGGCCACCTGGATCCGGACGAGACCCTGATCGAAGCCGCCATCCGCGAAACCCTTGAGGAAACCGGCTGGGACGTCGAGCCCTCCGCGGTGATCGGCATTTACCTGTACACAGCCCCGAGCAACGGCGTGACGTACCAGCGCGTCTGCTTCAGCGCAAACCCCCTGAAGCATCACCCCGACCGCCGGCTGGACGACGGCATCGTCGGCGCCAAGTGGCTGACCCGCGACGAATTATTGGAGCAGCGCGAACACTGGCGCAGCGATCTGATCATCCGCTGCATCGACGATTACCTGGCCGGCAATCGCTTCGGCCTCGAACTGATCCGCCCTTCCCTTTAG
- a CDS encoding NADP-dependent isocitrate dehydrogenase, with protein MPTRSKIIYTFTDEAPALATYSLLPIIEAYTASADIAVETRDISLAGRILASFPEQLGDKAVADHLAELGELAVTPEANIIKLPNISASVPQLQAAIKELQAQGYNLPDYSETPATDAEKDAKARYDKVKGSAVNPVLREGNSDRRAPLSVKNYARKHPHKMGAWAKDSKSHVAHMSAGDFYGSEKAALIEAADAVKIELIAKDGTATVLKEKTTVQAGEILDCAVMSKNALRAFIAAEIESAKAQGVLLSVHLKATMMKVSDPIMFGQIVAEFYKDALAKHADVLAQIGFNLNNGIGDLYARIKTLPAEQQAAIEADIQAVYAVRPALAMVNSDKGITNLHVPSDVIVDASMPAMIRDSGKMWGTDGQLHDTKAVIPDRCYATIYQAVIEDCKANGAFDPTTMGSVPNVGLMAKKAEEYGSHDKTFQIKADGVVRVTDSKGTLLMEQAVEAGDIFRMCQTKDAPIQDWVKLAVNRARASATPAIFWLDPMRAHDGVVIEKVQAYLKDHDTAGLDIQIMAPVEAMKATLQRTREGKDTISVTGNVLRDYLTDLFPIMELGTSAKMLSIVPLMNGGGLFETGAGGSAPKHVQQLLEENFLRWDSLGEFLALAASLEHLGVNYGNPKALVLAKTLDQATGQFLDNNKSPSRKVGNIDNRGSHFYLALYWAQALAAQTEDAALQAQFAPLAKTLTENEATIVAELNAVQGKPVDIGGYYHADAELISKAMRPSATLNAAIAALA; from the coding sequence ATGCCCACCCGCTCGAAGATCATCTATACCTTCACCGACGAAGCTCCAGCCCTCGCCACCTACTCCCTGCTGCCGATCATCGAGGCCTACACCGCTTCGGCCGACATCGCCGTCGAGACCCGCGACATCTCCCTTGCAGGGCGCATCCTGGCCAGCTTCCCCGAGCAACTGGGCGACAAAGCCGTAGCCGACCACCTCGCCGAACTGGGCGAACTGGCGGTCACGCCTGAAGCCAACATCATCAAGCTGCCGAACATCAGCGCTTCGGTACCGCAACTGCAGGCCGCCATCAAAGAGCTGCAGGCCCAGGGCTACAACCTGCCGGACTACTCGGAAACCCCGGCCACCGACGCCGAAAAAGACGCCAAGGCGCGTTACGACAAGGTCAAGGGCAGCGCCGTGAACCCGGTTCTGCGCGAAGGCAACTCCGACCGCCGCGCTCCGCTGTCGGTCAAGAACTACGCGCGCAAGCACCCGCACAAGATGGGCGCCTGGGCCAAGGACTCCAAGTCCCACGTCGCCCACATGAGCGCCGGTGACTTCTACGGCAGCGAGAAGGCCGCCCTGATCGAAGCCGCCGACGCGGTGAAGATCGAACTGATCGCCAAGGACGGCACCGCCACCGTCCTGAAAGAGAAGACCACCGTCCAGGCCGGCGAGATCCTCGACTGCGCCGTGATGAGCAAGAACGCCCTGCGCGCCTTCATCGCCGCCGAGATCGAAAGCGCCAAGGCCCAAGGCGTGCTGCTGTCGGTTCACCTCAAGGCCACCATGATGAAGGTCTCCGACCCGATCATGTTCGGCCAGATCGTCGCCGAGTTCTACAAGGACGCCCTGGCCAAGCACGCCGACGTGCTGGCGCAGATCGGCTTCAACCTGAACAACGGCATCGGCGACCTGTACGCCCGCATCAAGACCCTGCCGGCCGAGCAGCAAGCCGCCATCGAAGCCGACATCCAGGCGGTCTACGCCGTTCGTCCGGCACTGGCGATGGTCAACTCCGACAAGGGCATCACCAACCTGCACGTGCCGAGCGACGTGATCGTCGACGCCTCGATGCCGGCCATGATCCGTGACTCCGGCAAGATGTGGGGCACCGACGGCCAGTTGCACGACACCAAGGCCGTGATCCCGGACCGCTGCTACGCGACCATCTACCAGGCCGTGATCGAAGACTGCAAAGCCAACGGCGCCTTCGACCCGACCACCATGGGCAGCGTGCCGAACGTCGGCCTGATGGCCAAGAAGGCCGAAGAGTACGGTTCCCACGACAAGACCTTCCAGATCAAGGCCGACGGCGTCGTCCGCGTGACCGACAGCAAGGGCACCCTGCTGATGGAGCAGGCTGTCGAAGCCGGCGACATCTTCCGCATGTGCCAGACCAAAGACGCGCCGATCCAGGACTGGGTCAAGCTGGCCGTCAACCGTGCCCGCGCCAGCGCCACCCCGGCGATCTTCTGGCTCGACCCGATGCGCGCCCACGACGGCGTGGTGATCGAGAAGGTTCAGGCCTACCTGAAAGACCACGACACCGCCGGTCTGGACATCCAGATCATGGCCCCGGTCGAGGCGATGAAGGCCACCCTGCAGCGCACCCGCGAAGGCAAGGACACCATCTCGGTGACCGGCAACGTGCTGCGCGACTACCTGACCGACCTGTTCCCGATCATGGAACTGGGCACCAGCGCCAAGATGCTGTCGATCGTGCCGCTGATGAACGGCGGCGGCCTGTTCGAGACCGGCGCCGGCGGTTCGGCTCCGAAGCACGTGCAGCAACTGCTGGAAGAGAACTTCCTGCGCTGGGACTCGCTGGGTGAATTCCTGGCCCTGGCCGCGTCCCTGGAGCACCTGGGCGTGAACTACGGCAACCCGAAGGCGCTGGTGCTGGCCAAGACCCTGGACCAGGCCACCGGCCAGTTCCTGGACAACAACAAGTCGCCATCGCGCAAGGTCGGCAACATCGACAACCGCGGCAGCCACTTCTACTTGGCGCTGTACTGGGCCCAGGCCCTGGCCGCCCAGACCGAAGACGCCGCGCTGCAAGCGCAGTTCGCGCCTCTGGCCAAGACCCTGACCGAGAACGAAGCGACTATCGTCGCCGAGCTCAACGCCGTTCAGGGCAAGCCCGTGGACATCGGCGGCTACTACCACGCCGACGCCGAGCTGATCAGCAAGGCCATGCGCCCGAGCGCCACGCTCAACGCAGCCATCGCTGCACTGGCGTAA
- the icd gene encoding NADP-dependent isocitrate dehydrogenase, producing MGYKKIQVPAVGDKITVNADHSLNVPDNPIIPFIEGDGIGVDVSPVMIKVVDAAVAKAYGGKRKISWMEVYAGEKATQVYDQDTWLPQETLDAVKDYVVSIKGPLTTPVGGGIRSLNVALRQQLDLYVCLRPVVWFDGVPSPVKKPGDVDMVIFRENSEDIYAGIEWKAGSPEATKVIKFLKEEMGVTKIRFDQDCGIGIKPVSKEGTKRLVRKALQYVVDNDRKSLTIVHKGNIMKFTEGAFKDWGYEVAKEEFGAELLDGGPWMKFKNPKTGREVIVKDAIADAMLQQILLRPAEYDVIATLNLNGDYLSDALAAEVGGIGIAPGANLSDTVAMFEATHGTAPKYAGKDQVNPGSVILSAEMMLRHLGWTEAADLIIKGTNGAIKAKTVTYDFERLMEGAKLVSSSGFGEALISHM from the coding sequence ATGGGTTACAAGAAGATTCAGGTTCCGGCCGTCGGCGACAAAATCACCGTCAATGCAGACCATTCTCTCAATGTCCCTGATAACCCGATCATTCCCTTCATCGAAGGCGACGGCATTGGCGTCGACGTCAGTCCGGTGATGATCAAGGTGGTGGATGCTGCCGTGGCCAAGGCCTACGGAGGCAAGCGCAAGATTTCCTGGATGGAGGTCTACGCCGGCGAAAAAGCGACCCAGGTCTATGACCAGGACACCTGGCTGCCTCAGGAAACCCTGGATGCCGTGAAGGATTACGTCGTCTCCATCAAGGGCCCGCTGACCACCCCGGTCGGTGGCGGTATCCGCTCCCTCAACGTCGCCCTGCGCCAGCAGCTGGACCTGTATGTCTGCCTGCGGCCGGTGGTGTGGTTCGACGGCGTGCCGAGCCCGGTGAAAAAGCCAGGCGACGTCGACATGGTCATCTTCCGCGAGAACTCCGAGGACATCTACGCCGGCATCGAGTGGAAGGCCGGTTCCCCGGAGGCCACCAAGGTCATCAAGTTCCTGAAAGAGGAAATGGGCGTCACCAAGATCCGTTTCGACCAGGATTGCGGCATCGGCATCAAGCCCGTCTCCAAGGAGGGCACCAAGCGCCTGGTGCGCAAGGCCCTGCAATACGTGGTGGACAACGACCGCAAGTCGCTGACCATCGTGCACAAGGGCAACATCATGAAATTCACCGAAGGCGCCTTCAAGGACTGGGGCTATGAGGTGGCGAAGGAAGAGTTCGGCGCCGAGCTGCTGGACGGCGGCCCGTGGATGAAGTTCAAGAACCCCAAGACCGGCCGCGAAGTCATCGTCAAGGACGCCATCGCCGACGCCATGCTCCAGCAGATCCTGCTGCGTCCGGCCGAGTACGACGTGATCGCCACGCTGAACCTCAACGGTGACTACCTCTCCGATGCCCTGGCGGCGGAAGTGGGCGGCATCGGCATCGCGCCGGGCGCCAACCTGTCCGACACCGTGGCCATGTTCGAGGCCACCCACGGCACGGCGCCGAAGTACGCCGGCAAGGATCAGGTCAACCCGGGCTCGGTGATCCTCTCGGCCGAGATGATGCTGCGTCACCTGGGCTGGACCGAGGCGGCCGACCTGATCATCAAGGGCACCAACGGCGCGATCAAGGCCAAGACCGTGACCTACGACTTCGAACGCCTGATGGAAGGCGCGAAGCTGGTGTCGTCTTCGGGCTTCGGCGAGGCGCTGATCTCGCACATGTAA
- a CDS encoding cold shock domain-containing protein, which yields MAVGKVKWFNNAKGFGFINTDAREGRDEDGKEIDFFAHYSAIEMEGYKTLKAGQLVNFEIVQGPKGLHAVKIAPADAAKERTAAAGHAQTVAH from the coding sequence ATGGCTGTCGGCAAGGTGAAATGGTTCAACAATGCCAAGGGATTCGGCTTCATCAACACCGACGCCCGCGAAGGCCGGGACGAGGACGGCAAGGAAATCGACTTTTTTGCCCACTACTCCGCCATCGAGATGGAGGGCTACAAGACCCTCAAGGCCGGACAGCTCGTCAACTTCGAGATCGTGCAAGGGCCCAAAGGCCTGCACGCCGTCAAGATAGCGCCTGCCGACGCCGCAAAAGAACGCACAGCGGCCGCCGGCCACGCCCAGACGGTCGCCCACTGA
- the clpS gene encoding ATP-dependent Clp protease adapter ClpS, producing MHAISQIRLTFNQDRPDLHDDDSAGIAVQEAKPALQAPPMYKVVLFNDDYTPMDFVVEVLEVFFNLNRELATKVMLAVHTEGRAVCGVFTRDIAETKAMQVNQYARESQHPLLCEIEKDG from the coding sequence ATGCATGCAATCAGCCAGATTCGACTAACATTCAATCAGGATCGCCCTGATTTACACGACGACGATTCAGCGGGCATTGCTGTTCAGGAAGCAAAGCCTGCATTGCAGGCGCCGCCGATGTACAAGGTGGTTTTGTTCAATGATGACTACACACCGATGGATTTCGTCGTCGAAGTGCTCGAGGTGTTTTTTAACCTGAATCGCGAGCTGGCGACCAAGGTCATGCTGGCCGTCCACACAGAAGGACGGGCAGTATGTGGAGTGTTTACCCGCGACATCGCCGAGACAAAGGCCATGCAGGTCAACCAGTACGCCAGGGAAAGCCAGCATCCGCTACTCTGTGAAATCGAGAAGGACGGTTAA
- the clpA gene encoding ATP-dependent Clp protease ATP-binding subunit ClpA: MLNRELEVTLNLAFKEARSKRHEFMTVEHLLLALLDNEAAATVLRACGANLDKLKHDLQEFIDSTTPLIPVHDEDRETQPTLGFQRVLQRAVFHVQSSGKREVTGANVLVAIFSEQESQAVFLLKQQSVARIDVVNYIAHGISKVPGHGEHSEGEQDMQDDEGGESSSSGNPLDAYASNLNELARQGRIDPLVGRETEVERVAQILARRRKNNPLLVGEAGVGKTAIAEGLAKRIVDGLVPDLLINSVVYSLDLGALLAGTKYRGDFEKRFKALLNELKKRPQAILFIDEIHTIIGAGAASGGVMDASNLLKPLLSSGDIRCIGSTTFQEFRGIFEKDRALARRFQKVDVVEPSVEDTIGILRGLKGRFELHHNIEYSDESLRAAAELASRYINDRHMPDKAIDVIDEAGAYQRLQPADKRVKRIDVAQVEDIVAKIARIPPKHVTSSDKELLRNLERDLKLTVFGQDAAIDSLSTAIKLSRAGLKSPDKPVGSFLFAGPTGVGKTEAARQLAKALGIELVRFDMSEYMERHTVSRLIGAPPGYVGFDQGGLLTEAITKQPHCVLLLDEIEKAHPEVFNLLLQVMDHGTLTDNNGRKADFRNVIIIMTTNAGAETAARASIGFTHQDHSSDAMEVIKKSFTPEFRNRLDTIIQFGRLSHEVIKSVVDKFLTELQAQLEDKRVLLEVTDAARSWLAAGGYDSAMGARPMARLIQDKIKRPLAEEILFGELAEHGGVVHIDIKDGELTFEFETTAEMA, encoded by the coding sequence ATGTTAAACCGCGAGCTCGAAGTCACCCTCAATCTTGCCTTCAAGGAGGCCCGTTCGAAGCGTCATGAGTTCATGACCGTCGAACACCTGCTGCTGGCCCTATTGGATAACGAGGCTGCCGCCACCGTTTTGCGTGCCTGCGGCGCAAACCTCGACAAACTCAAGCACGACCTGCAGGAGTTCATCGACTCCACCACGCCGCTGATCCCCGTCCATGACGAGGACCGCGAAACCCAGCCGACCCTGGGCTTCCAGCGTGTGCTGCAACGTGCTGTCTTTCATGTTCAGAGCTCGGGCAAACGCGAAGTGACCGGCGCCAACGTGCTGGTCGCGATCTTCAGTGAGCAAGAGAGTCAGGCGGTGTTCCTGCTGAAGCAGCAGAGCGTCGCACGCATCGATGTCGTCAACTATATCGCCCATGGCATTTCCAAGGTGCCGGGGCATGGCGAACATTCTGAGGGTGAGCAAGATATGCAGGACGACGAGGGCGGTGAGTCTTCTTCTTCAGGCAATCCTTTGGACGCGTATGCCAGCAACCTCAACGAACTGGCGCGTCAGGGCCGGATCGACCCGCTGGTCGGCCGCGAGACGGAAGTCGAGCGCGTCGCGCAGATCCTCGCGCGCCGGCGCAAGAACAACCCGCTGCTGGTGGGCGAGGCGGGCGTGGGCAAGACCGCGATCGCCGAAGGCCTGGCCAAGCGCATCGTCGACGGCCTGGTGCCGGACCTCTTGATCAACAGCGTCGTCTATTCCCTCGACCTGGGTGCCTTGCTGGCCGGCACCAAGTACCGCGGCGATTTCGAGAAACGCTTCAAGGCGCTGCTCAACGAGCTGAAGAAACGTCCGCAGGCGATCCTGTTCATCGACGAGATCCACACCATCATCGGTGCCGGCGCGGCGTCCGGCGGCGTCATGGACGCCTCCAACCTGCTCAAGCCGCTGCTGTCGTCCGGTGACATCCGCTGCATCGGTTCTACCACGTTCCAGGAATTCCGCGGCATCTTCGAGAAGGACCGGGCCCTGGCGCGGCGTTTCCAGAAGGTCGATGTCGTCGAGCCGTCGGTGGAAGACACCATCGGCATCCTGCGCGGCCTGAAAGGGCGCTTCGAGCTGCACCACAACATCGAGTACAGCGACGAATCCCTGCGCGCCGCCGCCGAACTGGCCTCGCGCTACATCAATGACCGGCATATGCCGGACAAGGCCATCGACGTCATCGACGAGGCGGGCGCCTACCAGCGCCTGCAGCCGGCGGACAAGCGCGTGAAGCGCATCGACGTGGCCCAGGTCGAGGACATCGTGGCGAAGATCGCGCGGATTCCGCCGAAACACGTCACCAGTTCCGACAAGGAACTGCTGCGCAACCTCGAACGCGACCTCAAGCTGACGGTGTTCGGTCAGGATGCGGCGATCGATTCCCTGTCGACCGCGATCAAGCTGTCCCGTGCCGGGCTGAAGTCGCCTGACAAGCCAGTCGGTTCGTTCCTGTTCGCAGGCCCGACCGGCGTCGGCAAGACCGAAGCCGCTCGGCAACTGGCCAAGGCGCTGGGCATCGAGCTGGTTCGTTTCGACATGTCCGAGTACATGGAGCGCCACACCGTTTCGCGTCTGATCGGTGCGCCTCCGGGGTATGTCGGGTTCGACCAGGGCGGCCTGCTGACCGAGGCGATCACCAAGCAACCGCATTGCGTGCTGCTGCTCGACGAAATCGAGAAGGCTCACCCTGAAGTCTTCAACCTGCTGCTGCAGGTGATGGATCACGGGACGCTGACCGACAACAACGGGCGCAAGGCGGATTTCCGCAATGTGATCATCATCATGACCACCAACGCCGGTGCCGAAACCGCGGCGCGCGCTTCGATCGGTTTCACCCATCAGGACCACTCGTCCGATGCGATGGAAGTGATCAAGAAGAGCTTCACGCCGGAGTTCCGCAACCGCCTGGACACCATCATCCAGTTCGGTCGCCTCAGCCACGAGGTCATCAAGAGCGTGGTGGACAAGTTCCTCACCGAGCTTCAGGCGCAGCTGGAAGACAAGCGGGTGCTGCTGGAAGTCACCGACGCAGCCCGAAGCTGGCTTGCGGCCGGCGGCTACGACTCGGCGATGGGTGCCCGTCCGATGGCGCGCCTGATCCAGGACAAGATCAAGCGTCCGCTGGCGGAGGAAATCCTGTTTGGCGAACTGGCCGAGCATGGCGGTGTGGTGCACATCGACATCAAGGACGGCGAGCTGACCTTCGAGTTCGAAACCACGGCGGAAATGGCCTGA
- the infA gene encoding translation initiation factor IF-1 encodes MSKEDSFEMEGTVVDTLPNTMFRVELENGHVVTAHISGKMRKNYIRILTGDKVRVELTPYDLSKGRITYRAR; translated from the coding sequence ATGTCGAAAGAAGACAGCTTCGAAATGGAAGGCACTGTCGTCGACACCCTGCCAAACACCATGTTTCGCGTGGAATTGGAAAATGGGCACGTCGTTACCGCGCATATCTCCGGCAAGATGCGCAAGAACTACATTCGTATTCTTACCGGTGACAAAGTGCGCGTCGAGCTGACGCCCTATGACTTGAGCAAAGGGCGCATCACTTACCGCGCTCGCTAA
- a CDS encoding arginyltransferase: protein MTELARLKFYATQPHSCSYLPQEQATTLFLDPSQPMDVHVYADLSEMGFRRSGDHLYRPHCQNCNACVPARIPALQFSPNRQQKRIFKRNADLQVRPVKPGFSEEYFDLYQRYIEQRHADGDMYPPSRDQFATFLVRDLPFSRFYEFRLDGRLLAVAVTDLLPNGLSAVYTFYEPDEERRSLGRYAILWQIAETRRLGLDAVYLGYWIKNCKKMNYKTQYRPIELLINQRWVILN, encoded by the coding sequence ATGACCGAGTTGGCGCGTTTGAAGTTCTATGCCACTCAGCCTCACTCCTGCAGCTACCTGCCGCAGGAGCAGGCCACGACCCTGTTTCTCGACCCCAGTCAGCCCATGGATGTGCATGTCTACGCAGACCTGTCGGAAATGGGTTTTCGTCGCAGCGGCGACCATCTGTACCGCCCGCACTGCCAGAACTGCAATGCCTGCGTGCCGGCGCGCATCCCGGCGCTGCAGTTCAGCCCCAACCGCCAGCAGAAGCGCATTTTCAAGCGCAATGCCGACCTGCAGGTGCGACCGGTGAAACCGGGCTTCAGCGAAGAGTATTTCGACCTGTACCAACGCTACATCGAGCAACGGCACGCCGACGGCGACATGTACCCGCCCAGCCGTGACCAGTTCGCCACTTTTCTGGTGCGCGACCTGCCCTTCTCGCGCTTCTACGAGTTCCGGCTCGACGGACGGTTGCTGGCCGTGGCCGTCACCGACCTGCTGCCCAACGGCCTGTCGGCGGTCTACACCTTTTATGAGCCGGACGAAGAGCGCCGCAGCCTGGGGCGCTACGCCATCCTCTGGCAGATCGCCGAAACCCGCCGGCTCGGGCTGGACGCCGTGTACCTGGGCTACTGGATCAAAAACTGCAAAAAGATGAACTACAAGACCCAGTACCGGCCCATCGAACTGTTGATCAACCAGCGCTGGGTCATCCTCAACTGA
- the aat gene encoding leucyl/phenylalanyl-tRNA--protein transferase, with amino-acid sequence MLTWLQRNTLTFPPLEKAMRDPNGLLAAGGDLSADRLIQAYRHGCFPWFSEGQPILWWSPDPRTVLFPDELHVSRSLAKLMRKQRYRVTFDQDFKAVISACAAPRDYADGTWITQAMQDAYIELHRRGFAHSVEVWDGGELVGGLYGLAMGQLFFGESMFSRADNASKYGFTTLVQHLKDAGFVLIDCQMPTDHLHSLGARAISRCTFADYLARHLDRPNQATWVC; translated from the coding sequence ATGCTGACCTGGTTACAACGCAACACCCTGACATTTCCGCCCCTGGAAAAGGCCATGCGCGATCCCAACGGACTGCTGGCGGCCGGCGGCGACCTGTCCGCCGACAGGCTCATCCAGGCCTACCGCCACGGCTGCTTTCCGTGGTTCTCCGAAGGCCAGCCGATCCTCTGGTGGTCGCCGGATCCGCGCACGGTCCTGTTTCCCGACGAACTGCACGTCTCCCGCAGCCTGGCCAAACTGATGCGCAAACAGCGCTACCGGGTGACGTTCGACCAGGATTTCAAAGCCGTGATCAGCGCCTGCGCCGCGCCGAGGGACTACGCCGACGGCACCTGGATCACCCAGGCAATGCAGGACGCCTACATCGAACTGCACCGGCGCGGCTTTGCCCATTCGGTGGAAGTCTGGGACGGGGGCGAACTGGTCGGCGGCCTGTACGGCCTGGCCATGGGCCAACTGTTTTTCGGCGAATCGATGTTCAGCCGCGCCGACAACGCCTCCAAGTACGGCTTTACCACGCTGGTGCAGCACCTGAAGGACGCGGGATTCGTCCTGATCGACTGCCAGATGCCCACCGACCATTTGCACAGCCTCGGCGCCCGGGCGATCTCGCGCTGCACCTTCGCCGACTACCTGGCGCGGCACCTGGACCGGCCCAACCAGGCCACTTGGGTTTGCTGA